In Salinigranum marinum, one DNA window encodes the following:
- a CDS encoding class I SAM-dependent methyltransferase: protein MPKTAPFEAHTERYDNWFEEHEDAYQSEIAALGRLLETTGYRVEIGVGSGRFAAPLGMQVGIDPAQEMLGYARARGIDVVRGVAEHLPFADDSFDTALIVTTICFVDDVPRTLAEAERVLGPSGTLVIGYIDEDSPVGQRYLETKETNPFYRDAVFVSTEELVEALEAAGFTEFDFVQTIYHWVDEIDGPEPIAEGFGEGSFVGLKAAR, encoded by the coding sequence ATGCCGAAGACAGCTCCGTTCGAGGCGCACACCGAACGGTACGACAACTGGTTCGAGGAACACGAAGACGCGTATCAGTCGGAGATAGCGGCCTTGGGACGTCTCCTGGAGACGACCGGATACCGGGTCGAGATCGGCGTCGGAAGCGGGCGGTTCGCGGCCCCACTGGGCATGCAGGTCGGCATCGACCCGGCCCAGGAGATGCTCGGATACGCGCGCGCCCGGGGAATCGACGTGGTTCGCGGCGTCGCTGAACACCTCCCGTTCGCGGACGACAGCTTCGATACCGCACTGATCGTGACCACGATCTGTTTCGTCGACGACGTTCCTCGGACGCTCGCGGAGGCGGAACGGGTGCTCGGGCCGTCCGGCACGCTCGTGATCGGATACATCGACGAGGACAGCCCCGTCGGGCAGCGATATCTCGAAACGAAGGAGACGAACCCGTTCTACCGGGACGCGGTGTTCGTCTCGACGGAGGAACTCGTCGAGGCGCTCGAAGCCGCCGGTTTCACCGAGTTCGACTTCGTCCAGACGATCTACCACTGGGTCGACGAGATCGACGGCCCGGAACCCATCGCGGAGGGGTTCGGGGAGGGCTCGTTCGTCGGTCTCAAAGCGGCGAGATGA
- a CDS encoding aminotransferase class I/II-fold pyridoxal phosphate-dependent enzyme encodes MAVVVNPNNPNGGSFDVEALPDLLEANSRAWVLVDEAFVDFVDGSVVQLVPEYDSRLVARRLSKTHGLAGFRVGYTVATLGHETKVRDRIERLRPWTEELVDGLRSQGVTTCPTETYLFLADLSPHDAGEVATRLRERVVEGLAETL; translated from the coding sequence TTGGCAGTCGTCGTCAACCCGAACAACCCGAACGGCGGGTCGTTCGACGTGGAGGCGCTTCCGGACCTGCTCGAAGCCAACTCCCGGGCGTGGGTTCTGGTCGACGAGGCGTTCGTCGACTTCGTCGACGGGTCGGTCGTGCAGCTGGTCCCCGAGTACGACAGCCGCCTCGTGGCCCGAAGGCTGTCGAAAACCCACGGTTTGGCGGGCTTTCGCGTGGGATACACGGTCGCGACGCTCGGACACGAGACGAAGGTCCGCGACCGGATCGAGCGACTCCGGCCGTGGACGGAGGAACTGGTCGACGGGCTCCGGTCGCAGGGCGTCACGACGTGCCCGACGGAGACGTACCTCTTCCTCGCGGATCTCAGCCCCCACGACGCCGGTGAGGTCGCGACGCGGTTACGTGAGCGGGTCGTCGAGGGGCTCGCCGAGACACTGTGA